One genomic region from Asterias amurensis chromosome 7, ASM3211899v1 encodes:
- the LOC139939574 gene encoding twitchin-like, whose translation SERTDLGEYTIIAVNDFGSDTVIVKVIVLDKPQPPTNLSVTAITPETISLSWGPPEDDGGSPITQYIIEKRDMKRNTWSKAGTTKSDQLEFTVTKLLEKNEYLFRVSAVNKHGQSEPREMGAPVVAKHQFDVPYPPAKPNISDIDRTQMTITWSPPEFDGGSKVTGYVLERLEVGRDRWVKVQESPLTDTSFTCTDLIEGKEYTFRVSAENKAGLSKPSEPSDTHMAKPPYDVPGAPSKPIPENVDATTISITWNPPESDGGSPVTGYIIERCDVSRGRWVRANREKVTELTFKVTDLIEGNSFQFRVSAENLAGVGNPSEPSDTIVAKLPFDVPGPPERPSTSDIDSTRITVTWSPPSVDGGSPVTGYILERKEKTSTKWTKVNKEPVSETTLKVKDLIEGNEYEFHVAAVNKAGTGPFSEPSEPRITKPPYDLPGAPEKPTVSDIDSSKMTVTWTEPSDDGGSPVTGYILERKEKTATRWTKVTKQPISETTLIARDLVEGKEYEFHVAAVNKAGTGPFSEPSEPAKAKRPYDVPGPPDAPTVSDIDSTLMTVTWTTPSVDGGSPITGYILERKEKSATRWIKVTKEPVTEMTLIVKDLVEGNEYEYHVAAVNKAGTGPFSKPSEPTKAKPPYDVPEAPGKPEVTSVDSTQITVSWTPPESDGGSPITGYIIEKKETSSTRWTKAVRDSVSDTTLTVRDLIEGKEYEFHVAAVNKAGTGPFSEPSEPRITKPPYDVPEAPGRPDVMAVDSKQITISWTPPESDGGSPVTGYIIEKKETTSTRWVKAVRDTVSETELIVKDLIEGKEYEFRVAAVNKAGTGPFSEPSEPRITKPPYDVPEAPGKPDVTAVDSKQITLSWSPPKSDGGSPITGYIIEKKETTSTKWAKAYRDSVTETSLVVKDLIEGKEYVFHVAAINKAGTGPFSEPSEPKITKPQFDVPEAPSKPEVTAVDRTQITISWSPPKSDGGSPVTGYIIEKKETSSTRWTKAVRDSVSKTELTVKDLIEGKEYEFRVAAVNKAGTGPFSEPSEPRITKPPYDVPEAPSKPEVTAVDRKQITISWSPPESDGGSPVTGYIIEKKETSSTKWTKAVRDLVTETTLTVRDLIEGKEYEFRVAAVNKAGTGPFSEPSEPRITKPPYDVPEAPGKPEVTAVDSKQITITWTPPKSDGGSPITGYIIEKKETSSTRWTKAVKDSVTETTFTVKDLIEGKEYVFLVAAVNKAGTGPFSEPSEPKITKPPYDVPEAPSKPEVTAVDCTKITFSWSPPKSDGGSPITGYIIEKKETSSTRWTKAVRDSVSDTTLTVKDLIEGKEYEFHVAAVNKAGTGPFSEPSEPRITKPPYDVPEAPGKPEVTAVDSKQITISWSPPKSDGGSPITGYIIEKKETSSTRWTKAVRDSVSETSLTVKDLIEGKEYEFRVAAVNKAGTGPFSEPSEPRITKPPYDVPEAPGKPDVTAVDSKQITLSWSPPKSDGGSPITGYIIEKKETTSTKWAKAYRDSVTETSLVVKDLIKGKEYVFHVAAINKAGTGPFSEPSEPKITKPPYDVPEAPSKPEVTAVDRTQITISWSPPKSDGGSPITGYIIEKKETSSTRWTKAVRDSVTDTTLTVKDLIEGKEYEFRVAAVNKAGTGPFSEPSEPRITKPPYDVPEAPGKPEVTAVDSKQITISWSPPKSDGGSPVTGYIIEKKEISSTRWTKAVRDSVSETSLTVKDLIEGKEYEFRVAAVNKAGTGPFSEPSEPRITKPPYDVPEAPGKPDVTAVDSKQITLSWSPPKSDGGSPITGYIIEKKETTSTKWAKAYRDSVTETSLVVKDLIKGKEYVFHVAAINKAGTGPFSEPSEPKITKPPYDVPEAPSKPEVTAVDRTQITISWSPPKSDGGSPITGYIIEKKETSSTRWTKAVRDSVTDTTLTVKDLIEGKEYEFRVAAVNKAGTGPFSEPSEPRITKPPYDVPEAPGKPEVTAVDSKQITISWSPPKSDGGSPVTGYIIEKKETSSTRWTKAVRDSVSETSLTVKDLIEGKEYEFRVAAVNKAGTGPFSEPSEPRITKPPYDVPEAPGKPDVTAVDSKQITLSWSPPKSDGGSPITGYIIEKKETTSTKWAKAYRDSVTETSLVVKDLIKGKEYVFHVAAINKAGTGPFSEPSEPKITKPPYDVPEAPSKPEVTAVDRTQITISWSPPKSDGGSPITGYIIEKKETSSTRWTKAVRDSVTDTTLTVKDLIEGKEYEFRVAAVNKAGTGPFSEPSEPRITKPLYDVPEAPGKPEVTAVDSKQITISWSPPKSDGGSPVTGYIIEKKETSSTRWTKAVRDSVSETSLTVKDLIEGKEYEFRVAAVNKAGTGPFSEPSEPRITKPPYDVPEAPGKPDVTAVDSKQITLSWLPPESDGGSPITGYIVEKKETTTTRWAKAHRDSCTETSLVVKDLIEGKEYVFHVAAINKAGTGPFSEPSEPRIAKPPYDVPEAPGKPEVTAVDRTQITISWTPPKSDGGSPIKGYLIEKKETTSTRWTKAVKDSVSETTLTVRDLIEGSKYEFRVAAVNKAGTGPFSEPSEPSITKPPYDVPKAPSKPEVTAVDSKQITISWSPPESDGGSPVTGYIIEKKETSSTRWTKAVRDSVADTTLTVKDLIEGKKYEFRVAAVNKAGTGPFSEPSEPRITKPPYDVPNAPGKPEVTAVDRTQITISWSAPESDGGSPIKGYIIEKKETT comes from the exons TCAGAGAGGACAGACCTCGGCGAGTATACCATCATTGCAGTCAATGACTTTGGTTCAGATACAGTTATCGTCAAGGTGATCGTTCTTG acAAGCCCCAGCCACCGACCAACCTAAGTGTAACCGCCATTACACCTGAGACAATCTCTCTCTCCTGGGGACCTCCAGAAGATGACGGCGGTAGCCCAATCACTCAGTACATCATCGAAAAGAGGGATATGAAACGAAACACGTGGTCTAAAGCGGGCACGACGAAGTCTGATCAGCTGGAGTTCACCGTCACTAAGCTTCTGGAAAAGAATGAGTATCTTTTCAGGGTCAGTGCAGTGAATAAGCACGGACAGAGTGAACCGAGAGAGATGGGGGCTCCTGTTGTTGCCAAGCATCAATTTG ACGTTCCCTACCCTCCCGCCAAGCCCAACATCTCTGATATCGACAGAACCCAAATGACCATCACCTGGTCTCCTCCCGAGTTTGACGGAGGTAGCAAGGTCACTGGTTATGTTCTGGAGAGATTGGAAGTTGGTCGTGATCGCTGGGTCAAAGTTCAGGAAAGCCCGCTGACTGATACATCTTTCACTTGTACTGACTTGATTGAGGGAAAGGAGTACACTTTCCGAGTTAGTGCGGAGAATAAAGCCGGTTTGAGTAAACCGAGTGAGCCATCAGACACTCACATGGCTAAGCCACCATATG ATGTACCAGGGGCGCCCAGTAAACCCATACCAGAGAATGTGGATGCTACAACTATCTCTATTACATGGAACCCGCCTGAATCTGATGGTGGCTCCCCTGTGACTGGATACATCATTGAAAGATGTGATGTCAGCCGTGGTCGCTGGGTCAGAGCCAATCGAGAAAAA GTGACGGAGCTCACTTTCAAAGTCACCGATTTGATTGAAGGAAACAGCTTTCAGTTCAGGGTGTCTGCAGAGAATCTAGCTGGAGTGGGTAACCCCAGTGAACCCTCTGATACAATCGTTGCTAAGCTGCCATTTG ATGTTCCTGGACCACCAGAAAGACCTTCCACTAGTGACATAGACAGCACTCGCATCACGGTCACCTGGTCACCACCAAGTGTTGATGGTGGCAGTCCAGTCACTGGCTACATTCTCGAACGCAAGGAGAAGACTTCCACGAAATGGACAAAAGTAAACAAGGAACCTGTATCAGAGACAACACTGAAAGTGAAAGACCTGATTGAAGGCAATGAGTATGAATTCCATGTGGCTGCTGTCAACAAGGCTGGGACAGGCCCATTCAGTGAACCATCTGAGCCAAGGATCACCAAGCCTCCATATG ACCTTCCAGGTGCCCCAGAGAAACCTACAGTCAGTGACATTGACAGCAGTAAAATGACTGTCACCTGGACAGAGCCATCTGATGATGGCGGAAGTCCAGTTACTGGCTACATCCTGGAACGTAAAGAGAAAACTGCCACTAGGTGGACAAAGGTCACTAAGCAGCCGATCTCTGAGACAACACTGATAGCGAGAGATCTGGTTGAAGGCAAGGAGTATGAGTTCCATGTGGCCGCAGTCAACAAGGCTGGGACGGGTCCATTTAGTGAGCCATCTGAACCTGCGAAAGCAAAGAGACCATATG ATGTTCCTGGGCCTCCAGATGCCCCAACAGTCAGCGACATTGACAGCACTCTCATGACAGTGACATGgacaacgccctctgttgatggCGGTAGTCCAATCACAGGTTATATCCTTGAGCGCAAGGAGAAATCTGCAACCAGGTGGATAAAGGTGACCAAGGAACCCGTTACAGAGATGACACTGATTGTGAAAGATCTTGTTGAAGGCAACGAGTATGAATACCATGTTGCTGCTGTGAACAAAGCTGGAACGGGTCCATTCAGCAAGCCATCTGAACCAACTAAAGCCAAGCCTCCTTATG ATGTACCAGAAGCTCCGGGTAAACCGGAAGTCACATCAGTAGACAGTACACAGATCACTGTTTCCTGGACACCTCCAGAATCTGATGGTGGAAGTCCAATAACTGGCTATATCATTGAGAAGAAAGAAACTTCTTCCACAAGATGGACAAAGGCTGTTAGAGACTCAGTTTCTGACACAACACTTACAGTGAGAGATCTAATTGAAGGCAAAGAGTATGAGTTCCATGTAGCTGCAGTCAACAAGGCCGGGACGGGTCCATTCAGTGAACCATCTGAGCCTAGGATCACCAAACCTCCATATG atgTTCCCGAAGCCCCAGGCCGGCCTGATGTCATGGCAGTTGATAGCAAACAAATAACCATTTCATGGACACCTCCTGAGTCTGATGGTGGAAGTCCAGTCACTGGCTacatcattgaaaagaaagagaCAACCTCAACAAGATGGGTTAAGGCTGTAAGAGACACAGTTAGTGAGACTGAATTGATCGTGAAAGACCTGATTGAAGGCAAGGAGTATGAGTTCCGTGTGGCTGCAGTCAACAAGGCTGGGACAGGTCCATTCAGTGAACCATCTGAGCCAAGAATCACCAAACCTCCATATG ATGTACCTGAAGCCCCTGGTAAGCCTGACGTaacagctgttgatagcaaaCAGATCACTCTATCCTGGTCACCTCCTAAGTCTGATGGTGGCAGTCCAATTACTGGCTacatcattgaaaagaaagagaCCACCTCAACGAAATGGGCAAAAGCTTACAGAGACTCGGTTACAGAGACTTCTCTTGTTGTAAAGGATCTGATCGAGGGTAAAGAGTATGTGTTCCATGTGGCTGCAATCAACAAGGCAGGAACAGGTCCATTCAGTGAACCGTCTGAGCCCAAGATCACCAAGCCTCAATTTG ATGTTCCAGAGGCACCAAGCAAGCCTGAAGTCACAGCTGTTGACCGCACCCAGATAACCATATCGTGGTCACCTCCAAAATCTGATGGTGGTAGTCCAGTCACTGGCTACATCATTGAGAAGAAAGAAACTTCTTCCACAAGATGGACAAAAGCTGTTAGAGACTCAGTTAGTAAGACTGAACTGACCGTGAAAGATCTGATTGAAGGCAAGGAGTATGAGTTCCGTGTGGCTGCAGTCAACAAGGCTGGGACTGGTCCATTCAGTGAACCATCTGAACCAAGGATCACCAAGCCTCCTTATG ATGTCCCAGAAGCACCCTCCAAGCCTGAGGTCACAGCCGTCGATCGCAAGCAGATTACCATCTCATGGTCACCCCCTGAATCAGACGGTGGAAGTCCAGTCACTGGCTACATCATTGAGAAGAAGGAGACATCTTCTACAAAATGGACAAAGGCTGTTAGAGACTTGGTCACTGAGACTACATTAACTGTGAGAGATCTGATTGAAGGCAAGGAGTATGAGTTCCGTGTAGCTGCTGTTAACAAGGCAGGAACAGGTCCATTCAGTGAACCATCTGAGCCACGAATCACAAAACCACCATATG ATGTACCAGAAGCCCCTGGCAAGCCTGAAGTcacagctgttgatagcaaaCAGATCACTATAACTTGGACACCTCCCAAGTCTGATGGTGGAAGTCCAATCACTGGCTacatcattgaaaagaaagagaCTTCTTCCACAAGGTGGACAAAAGCTGTAAAAGACTCAGTTACAGAGACTACTTTTACTGTGAAGGATTTGATTGAGGGCAAAGAGTATGTATTCCTTGTTGCTGCTGTCAACAAGGCTGGAACAGGTCCATTCAGTGAACCATCTGAGCCCAAGATAACCAAGCCGCCATATG ATGTGCCAGAGGCACCAAGCAAGCCTGAAGTCACAGCTGTTGATTGCACCAAGATAACCTTCTCTTGGTCACCTCCAAAATCCGACGGTGGCAGTCCGATAACTGGCTACATTATAGAGAAGAAGGAGACTTCTTCCACAAGATGGACAAAGGCTGTTAGAGACTCAGTTTCTGACACAACACTGACAGTAAAAGATCTGATCGAAGGCAAGGAGTATGAGTTCCATGTGGCTGCAGTCAACAAGGCTGGAACAGGTCCATTCAGTGAACCATCTGAGCCAAGAATAACTAAGCCACCTTATG ATGTTCCTGAGGCACCAGGCAAGCCTGAGGTCACAGCAGTTGATAGCAAACAGATAACCATCTCCTGGTCACCTCCCAAATCAGACGGTGGCAGTCCAATCACTGGTTACATCATTGAGAAGAAAGAGACGTCTTCCACAAGATGGACAAAGGCTGTGAGAGACTCAGTTAGTGAAACATCACTGACTGTAAAGGATCTGATCGAGGGCAAGGAGTACGAGTTCCGTGTGGCTGCTGTAAACAAAGCTGGAACGGGTCCATTCAGTGAACCATCTGAGCCTAGGATCACAAAGCCTCCATATG ATGTTCCTGAAGCTCCTGGGAAGCCTGATGTtacagctgttgatagcaaaCAGATCACTCTATCCTGGTCACCTCCTAAGTCTGATGGTGGCAGTCCAATTACTGGCTACATCATTGAGAAGAAAGAGACCACCTCAACGAAATGGGCAAAGGCTTACAGAGACTCGGTTACAGAGACTTCTCTTGTTGTAAAGGATCTGATCAAGGGTAAAGAGTATGTGTTCCATGTGGCTGCAATAAATAAGGCTGGAACAGGTCCATTCAGTGAACCGTCTGAGCCCAAGATCACCAAGCCTCCATATG ATGTTCCAGAGGCACCAAGCAAGCCTGAAGTCACAGCTGTTGACCGCACCCAGATAACCATCTCATGGTCACCTCCAAAATCTGATGGTGGCAGTCCAATTACCGGCTACATCATTGAGAAGAAAGAAACTTCTTCCACAAGATGGACAAAGGCTGTAAGAGACTCAGTTACTGATACAACATTGACAGTGAAAGATCTGATTGAAGGCAAGGAATATGAGTTCCGTGTGGCTGCAGTCAACAAAGCTGGAACTGGTCCATTCAGTGAACCATCTGAGCCAAGAATTACTAAACCTCCTTATG ATGTACCTGAGGCACCAGGCAAGCCTGAAGTCACAGCAGTTGATAGCAAACAGATAACAATTTCCTGGTCGCCTCCCAAATCAGACGGTGGCAGTCCAGTCACTGGCTACATCATTGAGAAGAAGGAAATTTCTTCCACTAGATGGACAAAGGCTGTTAGAGACTCAGTTAGTGAAACATCACTGACTGTAAAGGATCTGATTGAAGGCAAGGAGTATGAGTTCCGTGTGGCTGCAGTCAACAAGGCAGGAACAGGTCCATTCAGTGAACCATCTGAGCCAAGAATCACTAAACCACCATATG ATGTTCCTGAAGCTCCTGGAAAGCCTGATGTcacagctgttgatagcaaaCAGATCACTCTATCCTGGTCACCTCCTAAGTCTGATGGTGGCAGTCCAATTACTGGCTACATCATTGAGAAGAAAGAGACCACCTCAACGAAATGGGCAAAGGCTTACAGAGACTCGGTTACAGAGACTTCTCTTGTTGTAAAGGATCTGATCAAGGGTAAAGAGTATGTGTTCCATGTGGCTGCAATAAATAAGGCTGGAACAGGTCCATTCAGTGAACCGTCTGAGCCCAAGATCACCAAGCCTCCATATG ATGTTCCAGAGGCACCAAGCAAGCCTGAAGTCACAGCTGTTGACCGCACCCAGATAACCATCTCATGGTCACCTCCAAAATCTGATGGTGGCAGTCCAATTACCGGCTACATCATTGAGAAGAAAGAAACTTCTTCCACAAGATGGACAAAGGCTGTAAGAGACTCAGTTACTGATACAACATTGACAGTGAAAGATCTGATTGAAGGCAAGGAATATGAGTTCCGTGTGGCTGCAGTCAACAAAGCTGGAACTGGTCCATTCAGTGAACCATCTGAGCCAAGAATTACTAAACCTCCTTATG ATGTACCTGAGGCACCAGGCAAGCCTGAAGTCACAGCAGTTGATAGCAAACAGATAACAATTTCCTGGTCGCCTCCCAAATCAGACGGTGGCAGTCCAGTCACTGGCTACATCATTGAGAAGAAGGAAACTTCTTCCACTAGATGGACAAAGGCTGTTAGAGACTCAGTTAGTGAAACATCACTGACTGTAAAGGATCTGATTGAAGGCAAGGAGTATGAGTTCCGTGTGGCTGCAGTCAACAAGGCAGGAACAGGTCCATTCAGTGAACCATCTGAGCCAAGAATCACTAAACCACCATATG ATGTTCCTGAAGCTCCTGGAAAGCCTGATGTcacagctgttgatagcaaaCAGATCACTCTATCCTGGTCACCTCCTAAGTCTGATGGTGGCAGTCCAATTACTGGCTACATCATTGAGAAGAAAGAGACCACCTCAACGAAATGGGCAAAGGCTTACAGAGACTCGGTTACAGAGACTTCTCTTGTTGTAAAGGATCTGATCAAGGGTAAAGAGTATGTGTTCCATGTGGCTGCAATAAATAAGGCTGGAACAGGTCCATTCAGTGAACCGTCTGAGCCCAAGATCACCAAGCCTCCATATG ATGTTCCAGAGGCACCAAGCAAGCCTGAAGTCACAGCTGTTGACCGCACCCAGATAACCATCTCATGGTCACCTCCAAAATCTGATGGTGGCAGTCCAATTACCGGCTACATCATTGAGAAGAAAGAAACTTCTTCCACAAGATGGACAAAGGCTGTAAGAGACTCAGTTACTGATACAACATTGACAGTGAAAGATCTGATTGAAGGCAAGGAATATGAGTTCCGTGTGGCTGCAGTCAACAAAGCTGGAACTGGTCCATTCAGTGAACCATCTGAGCCAAGAATTACTAAACCTCTTTATG ATGTACCTGAGGCACCAGGCAAGCCTGAAGTCACAGCAGTTGATAGCAAACAGATAACAATTTCCTGGTCGCCTCCCAAATCAGACGGTGGCAGTCCAGTCACTGGCTACATCATTGAGAAGAAAGAAACTTCTTCCACAAGATGGACAAAGGCTGTTAGAGACTCAGTTAGTGAAACATCACTGACTGTAAAGGATCTGATTGAAGGCAAGGAGTATGAGTTCCGTGTGGCTGCAGTCAACAAGGCAGGAACAGGTCCATTCAGTGAACCATCTGAGCCAAGAATCACTAAACCACCATATG ATGTTCCTGAAGCCCCAGGAAAGCCTGATGtgacagctgttgatagcaaaCAGATCACCCTATCATGGTTACCTCCTGAGTCCGATGGTGGCAGTCCAATTACTGGCTACATCGTTGAAAAGAAAGAGACAACCACAACAAGATGGGCAAAGGCTCACAGGGACTCATGCACAGAGACTTCTCTTGTTGTGAAGGATTTGATTGAGGGCAAAGAGTATGTGTTCCATGTGGCTGCAATCAACAAGGCTGGAACAGGTCCATTCAGTGAACCATCTGAGCCAAGAATTGCCAAACCTCCATACG ATGTTCCTGAGGCACCAGGCAAACCAGAAGTCACAGCCGTCGATCGAACCCAGATCACTATCTCATGGACTCCACCTAAGTCCGATGGTGGCAGTCCAATTAAAGGCTAcctcattgaaaagaaagagaCTACCTCAACAAGATGGACAAAAGCTGTCAAAGATTCAGTCAGTGAGACTACATTGACTGTGAGAGATCTGATCGAGGGCAGCAAGTATGAGTTCCGTGTAGCTGCTGTAAACAAAGCCGGAACAGGTCCATTCAGTGAACCATCTGAGCCTTCAATAACCAAACCTCCATATG ATGTTCCCAAAGCACCAAGCAAGCCTGAAGtcacagctgttgatagtaaacagATAACCATTTCATGGTCTCCCCCTGAGTCGGACGGTGGTAGTCCAGTAACTGGTTACATCATTGAGAAGAAAGAGACGTCTTCCACGAGATGGACAAAGGCAGTGAGAGACTCAGTTGCTGATACAACATTGACAGTGAAAGATCTGATTGAAGGCAAGAAGTATGAGTTCCGTGTGGCTGCAGTCAACAAGGCTGGGACAGGTCCATTCAGTGAACCATCTGAGCCTAGAATTACCAAACCTCCTTATG ATGTGCCTAACGCTCCTGGCAAGCCTGAAGTAACAGCTGTTGACAGAACCCAGATCACCATATCATGGTCAGCCCCAGAATCAGATGGAGGCAGTCCAATAAAGGGCTACATCATTGAGAAGAAAGAGACTACC